Proteins encoded together in one Diabrotica undecimpunctata isolate CICGRU chromosome 3, icDiaUnde3, whole genome shotgun sequence window:
- the LOC140437449 gene encoding cytidine deaminase-like → MSICTCTKKGNRDNIYKVKTLDPKIQNLINIATEARLNAYAPYSNFKVGASVMCDDGTIFSGCNVENSSFTVGTCAERCAYVKAISEGKMKFKAVVVVAQQENSFTTPCGACRQFMSEFGNIEVYMTKPSSSDVLVLSLDQLLPYQFQTVDHTFI, encoded by the exons ATGTCGATCTGCACCTGCACCAAAAAGGGAAATCGTGATAATATTTACAAAGTAAAAACCTtag ATCCAAAAATACAAAATCTGATCAATATAGCTACAGAAGCAAGACTCAATGCCTACGCACCTTACAGTAACTTTAAGGTGGGAGCCAGCGTAATGTGCGATGATGGAACCATATTCTCAGGCTGCAATGTAGAGAACAGCTCATTCACAGTAGGCACATGCGCAGAACGATGCGCTTATGTAAAAGCCATCAGCGAAGGAAAAATGAAGTTCAAGGCGGTAGTCGTAGTGGCGCAGCAAGAAAATTCATTCACCACTCCATGTGGAGCTTGTCGACAGTTCATGAGCGAATTCGGGAATATAGAGGTCTATATGACGAAGCCCAGCAGTAGCGatgttttagttttaagtttagaTCAATTGTTACCATATCAGTTTCAGACTGTGGATCATACTTTTATTTAG
- the LOC140437448 gene encoding AN1-type zinc finger protein 2A, whose product MEFPHLGKHCSKSDCGKLDFLPIKCDACSKLFCEEHFSYNTHNCPYAYQKNNQVPACPLCSRPIPVRRGEHPDFVVGAHIDNDCQSDPAKNRRSKVFTNRCSYNKCKTKELLPFVCQDCSKNFCIKHRHPTDHTCEGKKSKISSRNTSMQTMISEDEALARALALSMHDNVPMSRRRQEELDMALARQLQASESQSTTGPSRSSDRCNVS is encoded by the exons atggaaTTTCCACATTTAGGGAAGCATTGTTCAAAATCTGACTGTGGTAAATTAGACTTTTTGCCTATTAAATGTGACGCTTGCAGCAAACTCTTCTGTGAGGAACATTTCAGCTACAATACACATAACTGCCCATATGCATACCAGAAAAATAACCAAGTGCCTGCGTGCCCCCTTTGCAGTAGACCTATTCCAGTTAGAAGAGGGGAGCACCCCGATTTTGTAGTTGGTGCTCACATAGACAACGATTGTCAATCAGATCCAGCGAAAAATCGACGAAGTAAAGTGTTTACTAATAGGTGTTCCTATAACAAATGTAAAACGAAAGAACTGTTACCATTTGTTTGTCAAGACTGTAGTAAAAACTTTTGTATTAAACATAGACATCCCACGGATCATACCTGTGAAG gcaaaaaatcaaaaatatccaGCAGGAACACCAGCATGCAAACTATGATTAGTGAAGATGAAGCTCTAGCTCGAGCCCTAGCCCTTTCCATGCATGACAATGTACCAATGAGTAGAAGAAGACAGGAAGAATTAGATATGGCTCTAGCAAGACAACTGCAGGCATCAGAATCACAGAGTACAACAGGACCTAGTCGAAGTTCAGATAGATGCAATGTGTCATGA